In one window of Sciurus carolinensis chromosome X, mSciCar1.2, whole genome shotgun sequence DNA:
- the LOC124971493 gene encoding LOW QUALITY PROTEIN: uncharacterized protein CXorf49 homolog (The sequence of the model RefSeq protein was modified relative to this genomic sequence to represent the inferred CDS: inserted 1 base in 1 codon) has product MSSADEASVHGDSFSQEGGKPAGVRPEGRGAPRGRGRGRSRGRGRGRGRGRGRGRARGQGLELGPPRSGEGEGGRPDPEAYELELEAPWDEEEEGGAVFRGRQGRPGSSADEKGDALDLVPHLALESAAIVQELMGREPRGTRRYPSPESFATELSAIWANAEAGFSARGALAPSCVEAQQASATPLSHPSGPEGGRAWGKAKRGTKSRMTGSGEGQRPSSDSESSDESSEIQPMRVXICPKGGGQAWSSSPREPGGPTGHSSVSVRSREIFLHMPGPLPTSTPRGLNSASAELEAGSSKKMQSVLWSKGGSRPRFPGAPAAAAAAVAAGALPKATPKKKVFQEKKSLGGGSKVSLGRAFPSWGQRLKSTPLEPATFPTILGVPLLGRSKRYSLLPLGTKQSKHSGTGKRSIAQKTQEFQPVAREDYDPSRDAVPLAQCVVLQKERDDLKEQLVMQSLADKFQALASYSQHLRTR; this is encoded by the exons ATGAGTTCCGCCGACGAGGCTTCTGTTCATGGGGACAGTTTTAGCCAGGAGGGTGGGAAGCCCGCAGGCGTCCGTCCTGAAGGTCGTGGGGCCCCAAGAGGTCGGGGTCGGGGCCGGAGCCGGGGCCGGGGTCGGGgtcggggccggggccggggccggggccgggccaggggccagggcctTGAGTTGGGGCCGCCGCGGAGCGGGGAGGGCGAGGGCGGCCGCCCAGACCCCGAGGCCTATGAGCTGGAGTTGGAGGCCCCGTGGGacgaggaagaggagggaggggcgGTGTTTAGGGGCCGCCAAGGCAGGCCTGGCTCCTCTGCTGACGAGAAGGGGGATGCTCTGGACTTGGTGCCCCACCTCGCTCTGGAGTCTGCGGCCATCGTGCAGGAGCTGATGGGCCGGGAGCCCCGGGGCACCCGCAGATACCCGTCCCCGGAAAGCTTCGCCACCGAACTGTCTGCCATTTGGGCGAACGCAGAGGCAGGCTTCAGCGCGAGAGGCGCGCTGGCCCCCAGCTGCGTGGAAGCACAGCAGGCCTCTGCCACCCCTCTGAGCCACCCCAGTGGGCCCGAGGGGGGCCGGGCCTGGGGGAAGGCCAAGAGAGGCACCAAAAGTAGGATGACGGGCAGCGGGGAAGGCCAGCGGCCCTCTTCCGACTCCGAGTCTTCAGATGAGTCCAGTGAGATACAGCCGATGAGGG GCATTTGCCCCAAAGGAGGAGGCCAGGCCTGGTCCAGCAGCCCCAGGGAACCTGGAGGCCCCACTGGACACTCGAGTGTGAGCGTTCGTAGCAGGGAGATTTTCCTTCACATGCCTGGCCCTCTGCCTACCTCCACTCCCAGAGGACTCAACTCAGCCTcagcagagctggaagctggcTCCTCCAAGAAAATGCAAAGTGTGCTCTGGAGCAAGGGAGGGAGCAGGCCCCGCTTCCCAGgagctcctgctgctgctgctgctgctgttgctgctggggCCCTGCCCAAGGCCACTCCTAAGAAGAAGGTCTTCCAGGAGAAGAAATCCCTGGGGGGTGGCTCAAAAGTTAGCCTGGGCAGGGCCTTCCCTTCATGGGGGCAGAGACTCAAGTCAACTCCCCTGGAACCAGCCACGTTCCCCACAATCTTGGGGGTTCCACTGCTTGGGAGATCCAAGAGGTATTCCTTGCTGCCCCTGGGGACCAAACAGTCCAAACACAGTGGCACTGGGAAGAGGTCTATAGCCCAGAAGACACAGGAGTTCCAGCCTGTTGCCAGGGAAGATTATGACCCAAGTAGAGATGCAGTCCCTCTGGCCCAA TGTGTGGTtctacagaaagagagagatgacCTCAAAGAGCAACTAG TCATGCAGTCCCTTGCGGATAAGTTCCAGGCCCTTGCAA GTTACAGCCAGCATCTTCGGACAAGGTGA
- the LOC124971494 gene encoding LOW QUALITY PROTEIN: exportin-T-like (The sequence of the model RefSeq protein was modified relative to this genomic sequence to represent the inferred CDS: inserted 1 base in 1 codon): MHGPSSLEDGMPFVIPKLFLTSGVSSYQHTSVTLEFFETVVRYEKFFTVEPQHIPCVLMAFLDHRGLRHSSAKVRSRTAYLFSRFVKSLNKQMNPFIEDILNRIQDLLALSPPENGYQSLLSSDDQLXYETAGVLIVNSEYPAERKQALMRNLLTPLMEKFKILLEKLMLAQDEERQATLADCLNHAVGFASRTSKAFSNKQTVKQCGCSEVYLDCLQTFLPALSCPLQKDILRSGVRTFLHRMIICLEEEVLPFIPSASEHMLKDCEAKDLQEFIPLINQITAKFKIQVSPFLQQMFMPLLHAIFEVLLRPAEENDQSAALEKQMLRRSYFAFLQTVTGSGMSEVIANQGAENVEQVLITIIQGAVEYPDPIAQKTCFIILSKLVELWGGKDGPVGFADFVYKHIVPACFLAPLKQTFDLADAQTVLALSECAVTLKTIHLKRGPECVQYLQQEYLSLQVAPEIIQEFCQALQQPDAKVFKNYLKVFFQRAKP; the protein is encoded by the exons ATGCATGGCCCAAGTAGCCTTGAGGATGGCATGCCCTTTGTCATTCCCAAG ttatttttaacatCAGGAGTCAGTTCCTATCAGCATACATCGGTGACATTGGAGTTCTTTGAAACTGTTGTTAGATATGAAAAGTTTTTCACAGTTGAACCTCAACACATTCCATGTGTATTAATGGCTTTCTTAGATCACAGGGGTCTGCGGCATTCCAGCGCTAAAGTTCGGAGCAGAACTGCTTACCTGTTTTCTAGATTTGTCAAATCtctcaataaacaaatgaatccTTTCATTGAAGATATTTTGAATAGAATACAAGATTTATTAGCCCTTTCTCCACCTGAGAATGGTTACCAGTCCTTGTTGAGCAGTGATGATCAAC TTTATGAGACAGCTGGAGTGCTGATTGTTAATAGTGAATACCCAGCAGAAAGGAAGCAAGCCTTAATGAGGAATCTATTGACTCCACTAATGGAGAAGTTTAAAATTCTGTTAGAAAAATTGATGCTGGCACAAGATGAAGAAAGGCAGGCAACTCTAGCTGACTGTCTCAACCATGCTGTTGGATTTGCCAGTCGAACCAGCAAAGCTTTCAGCAACAAGCAGACTGTGAAACAGTGTGGCTGCTCTGAAGTTTATCTGGACTGTTTACAGACATTCTTGCCAGCCCTCAGTTGTCCCTTACAAAAAGATATTCTCAGAAGTGGAGTTCGCACTTTCCTTCATCGAATGATCATTTGCCTAGAGGAAGAAGTTCTTCCATTTATCCCATCTGCCTCAGAACACATGCTCAAAGACTGTGAAGCAAAAGACCTCCAGGAGTTCATTCCTCTAATCAACCAGATTACGGCCAAATTTAAGATACAGGTATCCCCATTTTTACAACAGATGTTCATGCCCTTGCTCCATGCAATTTTTGAAGTGCTACTTCGACCTGCTGAAGAGAATGACCAGTCTGCTGCTTTAGAGAAGCAAATGTTGCGGAGAAGTTACTTTGCCTTCCTGCAAACAGTCACAGGCAGCGGAATGAGCGAAGTTATAGCAAATCAAGGTGCAGAGAATGTAGAACAAGTGCTTATTACCATTATCCAAGGAGCAGTTGAATATCCAGATCCAATTGCTCAGAAAACATGTTTTATCATCCTCTCAAAGTTGGTAGAACTCTGGGGAGGTAAAGATGGACCAGTGGGATTTGCTGATTTTGTTTATAAGCACATTGTCCCTGCATGTTTCCTAGCACCTTTAAAACAAACCTTTGACCTAGCTGATGCACAAACAGTATTGGCTCTCTCTGAGTGTGCTGTGACACTGAAAACCATTCATCTCAAACGGGGCCCAGAATGTGTTCAGTATCTTCAACAAGAATACCTGTCCTTGCAGGTAGCTCCAGAAATAATTCAGGAGTTTTGTCAAGCGCTTCAGCAGCCTGAtgctaaagtttttaaaaattacctaaagGTGTTCTTCCAGAGAGCAAAGCCCTAA